Proteins co-encoded in one Pseudochaenichthys georgianus chromosome 22, fPseGeo1.2, whole genome shotgun sequence genomic window:
- the sumo3a gene encoding small ubiquitin-related modifier 3-like → MSEEKPKEGVKTENDHINLKVAGQDGSVVQFKIKRHTPLSKLMKAYCDRQGLAIRQIRFRFDGQPINETDTPAQLEMEDEDTIDVFQQQTGGHC, encoded by the exons GGAGTAAAGACTGAGAACGATCACATCAATCTTAAGGTTGCAGGGCAAGATGGGTCGGTGGTCCAGTTCAAAATCAAAAGACACACACCGCTCAGCAAACTGATGAAGGCATACTGTGACCGACAG GGTCTCGCAATAAGGCAGATCAGGTTCAGGTTTGACGGCCAGCCTATCAATGAGACGGATACACCTGCACAG CTGGAGATGGAAGATGAAGACACCATAGATGTTTTCCAGCAGCAGACAGGCGGACACTGCTAA